The Mycteria americana isolate JAX WOST 10 ecotype Jacksonville Zoo and Gardens chromosome 18, USCA_MyAme_1.0, whole genome shotgun sequence genome window below encodes:
- the CDC42 gene encoding cell division control protein 42 homolog, whose translation MQTIKCVVVGDGAVGKTCLLISYTTNKFPSEYVPTVFDNYAVTVMIGGEPYTLGLFDTAGQEDYDRLRPLSYPQTDVFLVCFSVVSPSSFENVKEKWVPEITHHCPKTPFLLVGTQIDLRDDPSTIEKLAKNKQKPITPETAEKLARDLKAVKYVECSALTQKGLKNVFDEAILAALEPPEPKKTRRCVLL comes from the exons ATGCAGACGATCAAGTGTGTAGTCGTGGGTGATGGTGCTGTTGGTAAAACCTGTCTCTTAATTTCTTACACAACAAATAAATTCCCATCGGAATATGTACCAACG GTTTTTGATAACTATGCTGTAACAGTGATGATTGGAGGAGAGCCTTACACCCTAGGCCTCTTTGATACTGCAG GTCAGGAAGACTATGATAGATTACGACCCCTCAGCTATCCACAGACAGATGTATTTCTGGTCTGTTTTTCAGTGGTGTCTCcttcttcatttgaaaatgtgaaagaaaag TGGGTACCTGAAATTACTCACCACTGTCCAAAGACTCCTTTCCTGCTTGTTGGGACCCAAATTGATCTAAGAGATGATCCCTCAACAATTGAGAAACTTGCCAAGAACAAGCAGAAGCCCATAACTCCAGAGACGGCTGAAAAACTGGCCCGGGACCTGAAGGCTGTCAAATACGTGGAATGCTCTGCACTTACGCAG AAAGGCCTAAAGAATGTATTTGACGAAGCGATATTGGCTGCCCTGGAGCCTCCGGAGCCGAAGAAGACTCGCAGGTGTGTGCTGCTATGA